The Musa acuminata AAA Group cultivar baxijiao chromosome BXJ3-6, Cavendish_Baxijiao_AAA, whole genome shotgun sequence region TTTTGTCATTCTAGATTATTAACTGACTGTTTAGCTGCACCATTCTCACAACACTCATTCAATATGTCAAATGCTACTCTGACTCCCAGCACCAAGTTCAAACCTAATGGTTTGATCATTTCTAAATATGCACATAATCAATCAAGTCAATATGTAATACATGTTGTCGACGACCGCCTCATGACATTTGTTCGGATCTGTGTGAATTAAAACTAGTTTAATCATGTGCCCGAGCTGTATATAGCAACACATAGTTCGAATTATTTAAAAATAGGGTTTCTGGAGGTGAGTACTTGTAGAGTCCTTGAACATTTTCAAGTATTCGACCATCATGAAATTATCCATGCTTCTATCTCGTTATTTGACAAGGCCAGTTGGACATTTATTATCAAAGAAACACCTCTCAGTTGTCAATTAGTTTTGTCGCATATGCTTGCAAGTTGCCTCATACAAGATGAATCAATATGAAAACTACAACTTATAGACATATTTATCAACCTCAGGATTGTGCTTATACAAATGTGGAATATAACTAGTAAGAAGCACCactaatatttttgataaatcaTGTAGAAGTCCACATCCGCGACAGAACTAAGAGGAGGCAAAAGTTTACTGCTCACAAAACCGAACCATGCAACTTTAGGTAACTGATCTATTTATAATAACTTCAAGGATCATCACAACAACTAGTAAAAGCAGACTGTTACCTAGCTGATCACCAAACATTCTAAAGGAAGAAAGCAGAACTATAATGACttgggcctgatgggctaactggcctatcaactttgtttagtctaaaccactgaccaaaatgcttaagctgaagttgatagtagtacactcatcagactcttataagtcaatcttaatcctgcccactttcgatgtgggactaatcaggggtgttacaatcacccccactcaaaggcttgacgtcctcgtcaagccccaacataacccagatcaaaccctagcatagtgcatgtaaggcgtagcccagtggtggctccacgccgtgacgagtcctctgactccgtctacgggtagccctttcctactcgagtcccctcaccatgcccaaatgctaggtcggctctgataccaaatataatgacttgggcctgatgggctaactagcctatcaactttgtttagtctaaaccactgaccaaaatgcttaagctgaagttgatagtagtacactcatcagactcttataagtcaatcttaatcctgcccactttcgacgtgggactaatcaggggtgttacaagaaCACTTCCAAATCACACATTGGGAATAAAAAGGGATGTAACAAATTAGTAATAGCTTCAAACGGAAGTGGATCATTGAAAAAGCTATTTCAAATAACAACGCCAACAACATGAAGAACAGAGAAACTATGCTAGTcttcaaaatataatttttttggggAATATGAGAAGTATCTAGTAAGAGAAAGTGTGTAGACATTTTGTCGAACACAACAAGCACCATCACATATGTCCATACACAGAGAGTATCCTAAGAAGATCGGATTCTTATCAGAGCTAATGGGGCAACTGTACGACAAAAGATACCTGGTAGTAGCGGCCATCGGTCTTCTTGATGCCGTAACCGAGCTGGACGGTGCCGAAGGATTTGACGTCGGTGATGACACCGTTGCGTTCGTAAGCCTGGATCCCCACGCGCGCCACCAGGTCCATCAGCGACTCCTTCCGCACGTGAGGCTTCACCAGGAACAGGCAGTCGTACAGAGGCATCGCTGCTTTTATCCTCCTCTTCCGATCGATCGCTCTCCTCTCTCTGGTAATCCTCTGCGTTGATGAAAGTTATTTTGTTGAACGAAAATGCATCTAAGGAAAAATCGCAATCAACCGTAACAGATCAGAGCTATTCGACATCCTCTAGGTCGATTATTCGGCTTTCAAGACGTCAACTTGCCCAAATCCCACATCCAAGAAGCCGAAAACTCACGGTCACGAGATCTGCGAGAGGGGAGaatgaaggaagaaggaagagggttTAGAGGTGTAGAGCGAGAGGGAGGACACGGTTACCTGGTCTTATGGCTGAAGCGGCGAGACCTCCACGGTCGGTGCTCGCATGGGGCGGTAGGTTGCCGAAGGGTTACTGCCGACCTTAGCCCGTGGAATCGGATGGTTCGGGCGGCGCGCTCGGCTGGGATCTCGGCGGACGCCGCAAAGGGAACGAGGAGTGAGCGGCGTCGGGAGCGACACGAGTTATCATCGGTTCAACTAATTAGGTTAAACGTTTTCCGTCACCAAACTTCCATCCCAAAAGCTTTCTCAGCCACCGTGGCTCTCTCAGATCGAGCGGGCTCCACTGGTGAGCTCAAGTGCGCTCCCCACGGTGAAATCACGTTATTTACGCGATCTTTAAATTCACATTAGAAACTTCTcttaattagatttatattttcaaaaaatatactcaTTATTCTTTGCTCATTCTCATTTTAGTATTTAGAAGCATTCTAcctaatgattatatatatatatatattcgagatTAATATATATCAGAGGTGACACTAATTCGATCAAAACCATAAGTCCATTTTAATTCTTATCAATGTAGGTTTATTCTCTTAGAATTATTTTTTCAATCTCTTTTTATATAGAAATATTTCcattttataatatattcataAAATTGTTATCTCATACAGAAATATAATATCACTATATCTATTCAATTTAGGAAGAGTCTCTCTTCCATCTAAAAAGATGTAAGAGGAAAGACATGACTTCTAATGGATCTCTCAAGGAGTAGGAAGCTTCGGTATCTTTAGGAACTGAAGATACAATGATAGGATACCCTTGACCTCTCCTTTGCAATACCTACAAGGACATAATATAAGAGTACATATACGAATGTATTAATGAGATATTAAGCTAAACAAAGTGAATAAACTTAGGACTTGCTTAGTTTGACACCTTAAATGCGTCTTCATCGGTTCGATCATCTCCGATATATAGTGGAAGTGTTTCATCATTATTTCCAAATCCTAAGGTTTCAAGTAAATATTCAAGAGCTCTACCTTTATCCCACTTAATAGATGGTCGGATCTCAATAACCTACAAaacaaataaatttatatattaattatgttGGAAACATATGTCACAATCTTCTATTCCAAATAGTTTGTgacttaccttccttcctcttgtGATGAGCAAAGCTGGATAGTTCTTCATGGTATCCATCACTTGGTTTTCAAGTAAACTCCAATCCTATGCCACATTTGGTCATTAGGCTACAATATAccaaaattcttttttctttttatatcacTAGTAATTACAATAACAAGttcaaaaaagaaataataaatttcataaaaaaatatgacaAGTAATAACCTCTTCATCGACTCGACGAAAATGGACACTAATGCAAAATTTGTTATTCTCAATTAATACTCCTTGTATTTCTTTTGTCTTCTCCTTCAACTCGgagtatacctatatatatatatatacacatacacgaagaaaaaaaattattaaataattaatatccATTAAAAATTTGTACCAATAATTGAAAGAAGAAGCAATATATAATGGTAATTGTACCTCTTCAATCATGGGTAAATACTCTTCAGCTGGTTGAAAGAGGACCCCTTCATTTCCCTATGGTATCATGGAATGAATGATTAATTAGAACTCAACATTCCATATGTTTAGTGAGTTAGTGACTAACCTTTGTTGAATGTGTCAAAAGAGTACATCCAATTAATCTAAATGATCCTACAAGTTTCTTCCATGTATAATGTTCATGTTTCTTAACTTGACATGCAACCATATGGCATGATACAATTTATCTAAATGCATCAGTACCTTTTCCTTGATTGCTTGCTCATGAAGTGTAGAATCTATTTCATCAACTGGTTTCAATGGTGCCATGATATCCATTCCATGACTTCCAACATAGTAAACATTAGTCAATTTGACAAACTCATATACCTAAGCGAAGAAGACCAAATCATAACAAATGTCAATAACAAAGACTAGCTAGGATAATACATAAGAGATCTTATGTGAATTATATACCTTATCTCTTCTCCTTCCACTGATGATGCAAGTTGGGAAATATTGCGCTACTTTGTTGACCGCAGAACGCATCTAATCATCAACAAAAATCGTatcgagcaaaaaaaaaaataatttgtatcaAAATTATATTTCGATATCGATTCTGAGAAACAAAGATTGCGATATACCGAGTCGGACATGAATGCACGATCAGGATCATCGACTATGGGTGATAGGGTTCCATCGTAATCGAGGAAGACAACCACCATTTTCTCCTTTGCTATGCTCATCATTCGATCAAATGCGATGAGTGCTGAAGGATGCTTCACCTGCATATTTATACGACATTTGATCTCGATTAATCACATAAAGAGTCGATAGAAATAATGTCAAAGATGGTCGAATCTTGCCATCCATGCAGCATATGCTTCCTCCGCACTGCTCTCCACGGCATCTTCATTAGACTGCAGCTCTCGTGTTGGTTCATCACAACAACATTCTCTCGAGCTCATCTTCGCGATGCGCTCTTCGTTCTCATCGATTACTTCTTTCTCCGTAGAATTGGTTTCTATTTCTTGCGCTCGCAGTCGCTCGAGACCCATTTGCTTGGTACTATGTACACAGCCATGGGAACTATATGAGACTCGTGCATGCTTGTACGGTATCATTGCCTCTCAAGAATTAGCCTGTGATCGTTGAGATCGAGAAACGAAGAGACAGAGAAGGAAAGGAAATCTAAATTCCCGGACGAGCTCATATATGCATGCATTGAAAAGACGCGGACGGGCGATAACTATTGCGACATGGAGAAGAAACGACAGGGTTTCTTGGAAGCATTCATGCCACTAACATCCATGAAAGAGATCGAAAAGGAAATAAACTTACGTGCAGGTCTCTGACTCTTTCTCGGAACCCTTTTGTTCTTGGGATGAGAGAGGAAAGAGATGGAAAGAGAGGacaagggagggagagagaggatgATAGATTTGGAGAGGTTATTTATGGATAGAAAAGGAGGGCAAAGAGACAAGCACTGTCGTTTCTCACGGGACACCTGCCGGCTCTTCAACGCTTACAATGACCACACTGCCCAAAGCCTAATCTATGATCCCGTAGAAACGCCAATAGATGATACAAGTAGCACTACTGCTCTTTTTAGCGTCCTCTACCTTTCGGAAgtatttttttttgtcttgtagACGTCTAGAGATCCACACGTGACAATCACATCACTTAAAACGATGAAGGAGCCAATGACAAATATATCACGTCAACTACAAtccaaaaattatatatatatatatatatatatatatatatatatatatataaatatatataaaattttgagatcaaatatttttttaaatatttcttaaacTTATTTCGAGATAACTTAGAACTTTGAAGGAACTATACCTTTTgacgtcgataaattaaagatcgACACTATATTATGAGTTTACTAGGTCTCAGAAAATATCAAGTCTCTTGACATAAGTTAGATTTGGATCGAAATTAACTTGTCAAGTTATCAAAAAAAATGATCATACAAATAGTATAAAATTTAAATGACATGACATATTAAGTAAGCTTACGTAGAAAAATCAAGGTTTCTAAAATAACTATGCTTATTGTCTTTATGTTAAgtcttgatttttatttttattttcttctctgattatgactttgttattgttatattttattttctaaatttctaaattaaatcttaaattttttttattcattatgattttgttattgttgtatttTTTAATACATTGATCATTTGACGTGTAGAAGgtgttaatattttatttttatctttatgaAAGAAAATTCAACGTATAGCTACTCAACATAGTATCCATGAGATCGACAAAAAAAACGAATTTGATTCAAgggtaattataatatatatgtgtgAAGAAATTTAAGAGATCTTGCTGGTATGAACGCTAaaccctttctttttttcttttattgagaATAATGTGAATATATAATTGTTAGATGAGAGGATGCAATAACTCCCCTCTCACAATTGTTGGGCACtacaagagaaaaagaaagaaagaaaaaggtccAAACCCTACCTTAGCAAAAGTATCGAACCTTTAGCTTGCAAACTCACATGAAAAGAGAGAAGTATGTCACATGTAGAAGAAGGTTTTTTGCCCACTAGTAGAGTCTTTGACATGTGAATGGTGGAAACCGATTTGAATGATGTCTCTCCTTGTTTGTGTGATGTTGTTTCATTATTATCCATGAAAGACCTTTTTTCTTGAGCTCAATCATCtctagtgatatatatatatggatacacATTGGTCACTTTGAGTATTAATGGTCATTAGGTCTTATAGTTATTGATAACATAGATGAATATATATTTTACCATTTATATGGCTAAGCTTTTAAGTGGAATGGtaatttaactatatatatatatatgtatatataatatctaaaatatagTTTTCACTTTTTGGTACTATCATGTCAAAGATGCCAGATTTGAGGCctttattaatatttataattaatattttcttcacTCTAATCTCATTTCTATCATGTGAAGTAGTAGAGAGATTATTTTTACGATTCAAATCTTGTTAATttaaatgataaaaatttaattttgctataatAACAAGATGCATCCTCTActcgatattttttttttattttttgtaagatATTGATTAATTGAAACCTTCATATTAAAAGTGTGGAACAATGTGTTGAAATGGATTCATACTTTTTGAGCACCTAATTACTAAATGtgtaagagtatatatatatgttttgattgaaGGTAAACTTGGAACCTAGTCAACATGGATGTTTGGTACACCATATTGTTTGACTGCACCACACCACACCACACCACACCACACCACACCATTTGATTGACCATTTTGAGAGAGCTGTCAATGTCCTATCTAGTTCATGGAATCCACCTGTCCACTTCCTCTTTGTCCCTCTCTTGAGAGATGATATCCTTAGTTTCCTAAGCAATCAATCAATTgattggtctctctctctcttccaacaTCATAGTCTGTACTGTCATGGCAGAATGCAAAGGCTTACTTATGAGGCGTAAGAAGGGCAGAAGAGCTTAAGTTATCTAACATTCAAGTCAAAGTGTGATGCTATTAACTTACGTAATATTACGACAGATATTATTGATATATGTAAACGTTTAGATATGTGCATGATCGAGAGGGAGTCTaataaaagtgtttaaatcgaatCAAATCTAAACCGAATTAGcttaaaatggatttgatatgcaTCGGTTCTCCAATAATTGTGTCTTGTAGGTtataaatgattttgatttgggaTTGCTTTTTGGGTTCGATTAATTAATTGAACCAAtcgaatcaattttaattttaaaatataattttaatattctaagcTCGACTCAAATTGATTAATCAAATTGACCCAAATGTCTAAATTTGTAAAGGACATAAATTTAATTTTACAAATCTATCTTATCGGATCAACATTTTGATTCGGTTCAATTGAATTAAAtcgatttatttaaaaaatatatattttaaattatttaaaactaTAAATTGATTAATCGAATCAAACTAATAATCAATTCAATTAGGTAACTCCAAATTGATTTggttttaaattatattattttaatcaaatcaaatcaaaaattaatttaatttggtTTGATTCTTAATACTTAGTTCGAATTAGTTTAATTATTAAGGTGATAAGAGATCATTTGGTTGATCGATCAGTCCGTAGATTCGTGATAAATTATCTCCGTATGGTTTTGTCCTTTTAAAGCATGTAAGCTCCAAAATGTGTTTTTAAGGGTAAGAGAGACGTGACAAACTTACGAGCAAATGGTCTTATCAGTGCTCCCTCGAGAGTGAGTTTGCTCGATCGAGGTGCAAGTCTCCGGTCTTCCTTTTAGCGTCAATCTTATAAGGGACCATTTGGTTGGCCGGCCATTAGTGCAGCCTGTAAGTTTACGAGAAATTATTCGCTTTGGACGATAGGTGTACCTGCATGATTTTATCCTTTCAGAACATATGAACTTCAAAAAACATATCTGAGGATAAGAGAGACTTGACGGAATTATGAGTCGTTGATTCCTATATTCATATGTAAATGATCTTATCGTAAGATACTAGTCTATcataaaattttagatttattCGCATGTAATCACAAGAACGATTAAATCAAACACGACATGTAATCACAAGAAATAAGATCGATGATGGCGACTTGTTTCTATCAAGTGCACCGAATAATGTAGATTATGAACGACATGAAACACTGATATGATGATGATTGCTAAATAGTACAAGTGTGAATTTTTTTTCAAAGTGGAGAGGGGTCCACCACTACTTTATTAAAACCACTCCAAAATCCAACAAAAGGGAAATGACTCCATTTGTTTGCATCGTCAATGCTCATTCTTCGGCTGTTGTTAGTGCCTCACGTCTCCTCTTCGTCTTCATCTTCTCTACAACATCATAGTGATgcctgattgattgattgattgattatagTTTTCGTATGTTTATCATTTTTAAGTTGGAAAATAGCACGTTTAACGCTCCAATTTTATGTTACATTTTTACATACACTTCTTTTAATTTATATGTtattatcacacacacacacacacacacacacacacacacatatatatatatatatatatatatatatatatatatatatatatatatatatatatatatatatgtgataatAACATATAAATTAAAAGAATTTTACTATACATATCAATGAGATTATTACAGAGGTACAAAACTTACTCATTAATTAGATAATTAGTCCATCGTAATTACGACCGGCTTTACTTGCCTATATAAAGGGCGAGAGATCCTAATCTCCGTCGAAGTCCTTTTACCGCCGCTTACGTCCgatcttcccctctctctctctctctctctctcagaggttGGACAGAGGGTTGGAGAACCCAGAGTTCCTCTCTTTATAGGTAAGCGCGGATGAATCGATGGATACCTTTCTCAGATTCGCTGCGGATAACTAAATCTTGGGGCTCTTTTGCTGGGTTTTGTTGCTGGTGTGAAGCCGCTAAATTTAGAGAACGAGTGTAGAACGCTGGCGGCTGACCACTTCATCTGTACTTCCTTCTAGTTCTTTTCTCAATAATTCGGATCTTTTTCTATGCTCTGATTTGTGTTATTtttgttccttttcttttcatttgaaGTTGTAATAGTAGAATTCTGCATTCAGAATTTGATGAATTGAATGTTGAAGGATCTTCGTGGTAGGTGGAAAAGGCATTTGGGTTTGGATTGTGCAACGGGAAAGCTGAAATTTATGCTGAGATGATTCTCTTCTGTTCTAGATTTGGAACCTAGAGTCTGATGCTTCCGGAATTCTGCTTATGTTGGAATAGGTGTTGGTAGGTAGGCTGCTATCTTAAGTGCTTGTTATTGTCGAGACTAGCTATTGATCACTAGTGTTTTGTGACTTTTGTCCACCTATGGTACAGTTGCGGTCTTCATCAGTAGGATGTCACTACCAATCTGGAATTTTAGATCCTCTGAGCCCATCAATTTCCAACGACTTACAGCTGTACATCATTAAGAGTTAGCGATTTCATACCTAAATCTTAGCATCTTCGTTTTCCAGCCTGTAGATTTGTAGCTTCCCGGAGAGGGTTTGCTACATAGTCAGTCTCAGTTTTCTCACACATAAAATCTCTATTTGAGCAAAATTTAGCTCTTTTTAATTTTTGGCTCAGTCTGCACCTTGCTTGGATATGGATAGAAAGTTTCAACACTGTTTTGTGCATTATATTTTTTGCCTATTGTTTGGTGATCAAAGGGACATAATAGTAGATGTTTCTAGTTCTTCTTGCAATTTATAACTTTTAGCAAATGGCATATCTCTCTCTTTGGTACTGTATCATTCAGTCATGTGTGTTTCTGGGAGATACTGGAAAACAATTATATAATTCGAAGATTATTCTAACTTGAGCATAATTATTGAGATAACAGTGATATGAATGTTTATTTGTTATGCGACTATTCTTTGTAAAGCATGAACTGCCTGAAAATTGTAGGTTACAAACTTATTGTACTATCTTGAATCTACTTTCCATTTATTATCTTTAGTCTTCCTCATTGATCTAGCATGTGATGCCGACCCCTCTGATTAAAGGTGAATTACATGCTGCTCTTTCTATACAAGGCTAACTGAATTGTTGAGCTCTTGATTATGAGCCGAGGAACATATGACAAGCCTGTTATGTGATGTAAATAATTTGCATGATTGTGTGCAATGAACTTCACCTTCTGTCGAGCTAATTAAGCATATGATTCTTTTTCTCATGAAGTCAGATATTGCTTACATCAGAatgtgattttattttattaatggtTGTTGTAGTTTTTGTCAGAAAACAACAACAAGATTATGAATGATGCTTCTGTATCAGAAGGTCAATTATGGAAAGATTACTACAAATGAAATTAGCTAAGGCTTCTGTTACCTCCATGTCCTTTCTTTTCGTCAGGAAGAATTAACTCAGTTAATCATATGACAATTTCGACTTCTTGAAGGATATTAACTTTTCTGTTATGTTTTATTTGATCATTCTAAGCTTTAACATTGGGTATCGGGATACCTCACTCAAACAGATTCAGATGTAATTTTTCTGTTCTCAAATTTCTGTTTCATGAGATTATACAAGCTGTTTTAAAGTTTCAGTCCTTTGGTCTATTTAAATTTCTTTGTCATACTCATATTGTGTGTTTCAGAAGACAATCATGGCTGATATGGATTATCTATTCTGTGCTATCTTCTAGATATGCAGACATCACTTGGACATCTGTCTCGAAAAATCTGATAACATAGCAGGGATCAATGCGATGAACTGAAATGAAGACCTCGGAAGTGAGATCCTCCACTTGTAATATTACAGATCTATCCTTCCAGAGTTGTTTGTCTCACTTTTGTCGTAATCTATTTACATTGCCTGGCCATGTTTCTACAATATCTGTATTTAAAATTCCCAATCGTATGTTTTTTCCCTCCCTGCTCCTTTGATTAGCTGGCATCAGAACAAATTGAAATGTTCTAAGTCCTTTAGTCATTTTAACAAACAGATTTCTCCACATTTGTTAACTCTTTTGTTTAGTTGCTTCACAAATTTTGTGAAGCAGATGTTTTGTTCAGTCATGTTTGTTATTGTTGATCATATGTTCTTTAGAGATTTTAGGATCTATCTTTATACTATTGAAGAGCTCTGGTCATTTGCTGGTCTGAAATTTCTAGATATATGCCGATGGGAATCACAtgatctttctttcttgcttcacTCTTCAGATCTTTTTCTTATCTATTCCTCATCTCTTAATCAAGCAAAGTTTGCACAGAATCCTCAGAACACAGAAGAATTACAACCATCATCACAAGCTTCAAATGAAATTCAACCTATTCATCAAAATCCTCTAGTTGCTGAGACTCCAGGACCAAATCCGTGTTCATCATCCATTACAAATAGTCAGAACAGAAATGTTTCCCGTGAAGACATTGAACTTGTAAGTCAACATACCATTAGTTTTAACCACTTGTAGGAGTTTGTCTCTGTGGAACTTATTGGTTGAAGAGGATATCTTTTTTCATATGGTTGCCCTGCCCCATGGTCGTAGGTGCCGCTAGCATGCTATGCATACCTGCCTGCACATACTTGCTGGCACCAAACAATCACACGACAACAGGCCAGGCAGCACTCCATGCCAGCGTGTAATACCTGGACATGTTCTTGGGCTAATACACAGCACAGCATGACCTGTACTATGCTACCAAGCCATGGGCAGAGGCAGGGCACTTGGTACCTTgatattttctctttttcacTACCTTATTTTTTGTTCTTACTCTTGCAGGTCCAAAACTTGATAGAACACTGTCTACAACTGTATATGAACAGAGGAGAGGTGGTTAGAACTCTGTCCGATCGTGCTAGGATAGAACCTGGTTTTACTACACTAGGTGAGCCTTCTATCCTTAGAACTTATGCATCCATGCAATCTAACCTTTAATATATGTTTGTGTAAGTGAATTTGGTAAGGTTTTCTCATCATAGTTAGACATGTTTGTTGTTTGTACTTGTCAAAACATTTGAAGAAATGCTGATAAGATCTTTTATGCTTTATGATTATTCTTCTCTGGTTCAAGCATCTGATACACATATATCCCCTACATGCGTATGTAGTAATTGTATCTTTACACGGTGTATAATTCAAAAGATGTTTATGCTTATGGGACATGCATCTACAATTTAATTTCTAATTTTTGTAAAGAAATGTTGGCAGTTGCTTTTGAAGAGTTCTACTTCAAAATTACGAACGTAAAGTTCGATATAAATGCCATAAGGCACAATTGACAAGGGCAAGAAATGCTCATGAAAAACACACAGTTTTGTGAGAGcctaaaaatgaaaataaacttTATTTTGGTCTGATGCCCTTTGTCTGTTTGCAGTTTGGAAGAAACTTGAAGAAGAAAATCCGGACTTTTTCAGGGCATATTATATAAGGCTGAAACTGAAAAAGCAGATCATTCTTTTCAATCATTTACTGGAGCACCAATGCCAGCTGATGAAATGTCCTGTCCTACCTAATGTTCCATTGGCTCCAATACATGGTGGCATTCATGCTGGGCCCGGTAATTTCTTTAACTTGAGAACCTGTCAAGATGATAACTGTTCAAAGATTTCAGAAGCTATCAAGTGAGATGCTGATTATTCTTTATTTTGCAAACTCTGCTGTACATAGAAAATTTTGTATTGTTATTTTCTTGTGAAGTCGTGTTCATAACTGTGATCCTGGTTCCATTGGTTGACAGGAGTATGCTCCATCAATCtacaaaatttcttttttttgtgaCCTTCGAATCTTGCTGCTTTGTCCTTAATGTTCATTGAGAATCGTACATCTGTATGAGTGGGATGGGTGGGCTTGGGGCTA contains the following coding sequences:
- the LOC135640072 gene encoding probable trehalose-phosphate phosphatase H isoform X1; the protein is MIPYKHARVSYSSHGCVHSTKQMGLERLRAQEIETNSTEKEVIDENEERIAKMSSRECCCDEPTRELQSNEDAVESSAEEAYAAWMVKHPSALIAFDRMMSIAKEKMVVVFLDYDGTLSPIVDDPDRAFMSDSMRSAVNKVAQYFPTCIISGRRRDKVYEFVKLTNVYYVGSHGMDIMAPLKPVDEIDSTLHEQAIKEKGNEGVLFQPAEEYLPMIEEVYSELKEKTKEIQGVLIENNKFCISVHFRRVDEEDWSLLENQVMDTMKNYPALLITRGRKVIEIRPSIKWDKGRALEYLLETLGFGNNDETLPLYIGDDRTDEDAFKVLQRRGQGYPIIVSSVPKDTEASYSLRDPLEVMSFLLHLFRWKRDSS
- the LOC135640072 gene encoding probable trehalose-phosphate phosphatase 6 isoform X2, producing MGLERLRAQEIETNSTEKEVIDENEERIAKMSSRECCCDEPTRELQSNEDAVESSAEEAYAAWMVKHPSALIAFDRMMSIAKEKMVVVFLDYDGTLSPIVDDPDRAFMSDSMRSAVNKVAQYFPTCIISGRRRDKVYEFVKLTNVYYVGSHGMDIMAPLKPVDEIDSTLHEQAIKEKGNEGVLFQPAEEYLPMIEEVYSELKEKTKEIQGVLIENNKFCISVHFRRVDEEDWSLLENQVMDTMKNYPALLITRGRKVIEIRPSIKWDKGRALEYLLETLGFGNNDETLPLYIGDDRTDEDAFKVLQRRGQGYPIIVSSVPKDTEASYSLRDPLEVMSFLLHLFRWKRDSS